In Calothrix sp. PCC 7507, one DNA window encodes the following:
- a CDS encoding glutamate-5-semialdehyde dehydrogenase yields MTIVQTTSVLVDIAQKTRQAASLLAVLSTEEKNQAIEAIAQALESEKDEILQANVADCQAAAADGIAKPLYKRLQLDEHKLRDAIAGVRDVGKLADPVGQVQIYREIDTGLILKRITCPLGVLGIIFEARPEAAIQIVSLAIKSGNGVILKGGKEAVRSCEAIVKAIKQGLSHTRVNPDAVQLLTTREEILELLQLDKYVDLIIPRGSNSFVRFVQENTRIPVLGHAEGICHLYVDRSADIQKAVAITVDAKSQYPAVCNAIETLLIHQSIAATFLPIVAEALQAVNVELRGDQRTLEILPNLASATESDWETEYSDLILSIKIVDGLEDAIAHINNYGSRHTEAIITEDIKAAETFLGLVNAAGVYHNCSTRFADGFRYGFGAEVGVSTQQMPPRGPVGLEGLVTYKYQMTGDGHIVATYTGANAKSFTHQDLS; encoded by the coding sequence ATGACTATAGTCCAAACAACTTCTGTGCTGGTTGATATCGCTCAAAAAACTCGCCAGGCTGCGAGTTTGCTGGCTGTTCTCTCCACTGAAGAGAAAAATCAAGCTATTGAAGCGATCGCTCAAGCTTTAGAATCGGAAAAGGATGAGATATTACAAGCAAATGTTGCTGATTGTCAAGCGGCTGCGGCTGATGGGATTGCGAAACCGCTTTACAAGCGCTTGCAGTTGGATGAACATAAGTTAAGAGATGCGATCGCTGGAGTCAGAGATGTAGGAAAACTCGCTGATCCTGTAGGACAAGTGCAGATTTACCGCGAAATCGACACAGGCTTAATCCTAAAACGCATTACTTGTCCTTTAGGGGTGTTGGGGATTATATTTGAAGCTCGTCCAGAGGCGGCGATTCAAATTGTTTCCCTAGCTATTAAATCAGGTAACGGTGTAATTCTTAAAGGTGGTAAGGAAGCTGTTCGTTCTTGCGAAGCTATAGTTAAAGCCATTAAACAAGGATTATCTCACACTCGTGTGAACCCTGATGCGGTGCAATTATTGACAACTAGAGAAGAAATATTAGAACTTTTGCAGTTAGACAAATATGTAGATTTAATTATTCCCAGAGGTTCTAATTCTTTTGTCCGTTTTGTGCAAGAAAATACCCGAATTCCGGTATTAGGTCATGCCGAGGGAATTTGTCATCTTTACGTAGATCGATCTGCTGATATTCAAAAAGCTGTTGCTATTACTGTTGATGCCAAAAGTCAATATCCTGCTGTTTGTAATGCGATTGAAACTTTATTAATTCACCAGTCAATTGCTGCAACGTTTTTACCTATAGTCGCTGAGGCTTTGCAAGCAGTGAATGTGGAATTAAGAGGTGATCAACGCACTTTAGAAATTTTACCTAATCTCGCCAGTGCTACAGAATCAGATTGGGAAACAGAATATAGTGATTTGATTTTATCGATTAAAATCGTCGATGGTTTAGAAGATGCGATCGCTCATATTAATAATTACGGTTCTCGCCATACCGAAGCGATAATTACTGAAGATATAAAAGCTGCTGAAACCTTCCTAGGATTAGTGAATGCAGCAGGTGTTTATCACAACTGTTCTACCCGCTTTGCTGATGGTTTTCGCTATGGTTTTGGTGCAGAAGTGGGGGTTAGTACTCAACAAATGCCACCTCGTGGTCCCGTAGGTTTAGAGGGCTTGGTAACATATAAGTATCAAATGACTGGTGATGGCCATATTGTGGCTACCTACACGGGTGCAAATGCTAAGTCTTTTACTCACCAGGATTTGAGTTAA
- a CDS encoding GIY-YIG nuclease family protein, translated as MTTPMHTVGFVYVLTNASMPDLVKVGLTSWLPEDRAKSLYTTSVPDAFEVAYRTITSWPQAVEQKSHHLLNENRVNPKREFFRVKVEEAINAARGVAD; from the coding sequence ATGACTACCCCAATGCATACAGTCGGCTTTGTCTACGTGCTTACTAATGCCTCAATGCCGGATCTTGTCAAAGTCGGTCTGACTTCCTGGTTGCCTGAGGATCGGGCTAAGAGTCTTTACACCACAAGTGTTCCCGATGCTTTTGAGGTGGCTTATCGTACAATTACCTCATGGCCTCAAGCAGTGGAGCAGAAATCTCACCATCTTCTCAATGAAAATCGGGTTAACCCAAAGCGAGAGTTTTTTCGGGTCAAAGTAGAGGAAGCAATCAATGCAGCAAGAGGTGTGGCAGACTGA
- a CDS encoding zinc metalloprotease HtpX, with protein sequence MSLQSGLDAFQQGRYHEAVQILEQVSRDAVDQNSSDYLTAQMWLMKSYQGTGEIEKATILCQRLLMSANPQVRSWAEQARNSLPREVATPSSTIEKAGRAATAGVKLAMGGVGGSLALASGVTMILLFGMVFALGLSLVLILGSDDPLQGLAIAIAITLIFNLAAFFCSPFLMDLTQRWLYQTRWVEIEDVENQSPETARIIRQVCQQKNIKVPRLGIIDDQNPTAFTYGSLPNSARLVVSQGLFTYLDDDEIATVYAHELGHIVHWDFAVMTVASTLVQICYLIYITASRFGRGGGDNKIKDALQTAALVAYVFYIIGTYLLLYLSRTREYFADHFAAETTGNPNGLSRALVKIAYGILEEGSRAQEPSRLIEGTRALGIYDHKAAASTGTAYRIASDTQKIGRVFLWDIFNPWAWWMELNSTHPLTGKRVRALSTYAEQLGLPTEFDMGRVIGEGKTLNKGKLYGNFFLDVVLYGAETIGFLVGGVIGLVLLSSSQNLGLLFGAPFIGLGIGILIKALVMFPDYKQAPETDILTLMSDPYASPLRGQPAKLAGQLIGRGDAGNKFGADLKIQDRSGMLYLHYASRFGPIGNFLFGIKRVQSLIGEQVGAVGWFRRGVAPWMDLIQITSEGGTVVNSYHRFWSFILGGGAIILGIVLTIFIHSS encoded by the coding sequence ATGTCATTGCAATCTGGACTAGATGCTTTTCAACAAGGACGTTATCACGAAGCCGTTCAAATATTAGAACAAGTCTCCCGGGATGCTGTAGATCAAAATTCTTCAGATTATCTCACAGCGCAGATGTGGCTGATGAAATCCTATCAAGGCACAGGCGAAATTGAAAAAGCCACCATCCTGTGTCAAAGGCTACTGATGAGTGCCAACCCACAAGTACGTAGTTGGGCAGAACAAGCCCGTAATTCTCTACCAAGGGAAGTTGCTACGCCATCTAGCACCATCGAAAAAGCCGGACGTGCGGCGACTGCTGGTGTCAAACTAGCAATGGGTGGTGTGGGTGGAAGTTTAGCCTTAGCGTCTGGTGTCACCATGATTTTGCTGTTTGGCATGGTGTTCGCCTTGGGTTTGAGCTTAGTATTGATTTTGGGTAGTGACGATCCACTGCAAGGATTAGCGATCGCTATTGCCATCACCCTAATTTTTAATCTGGCCGCCTTTTTCTGCTCTCCCTTCCTCATGGACTTAACCCAGCGCTGGCTTTACCAAACCCGCTGGGTAGAGATAGAAGACGTAGAAAACCAGAGTCCAGAGACAGCAAGAATTATTCGCCAAGTCTGTCAGCAAAAAAATATCAAAGTCCCTCGCCTAGGCATCATTGACGACCAAAACCCCACGGCTTTTACTTATGGATCATTACCCAACAGCGCCCGGTTAGTCGTCAGTCAAGGACTATTCACTTACTTAGATGATGATGAAATTGCTACCGTCTATGCTCACGAACTAGGGCACATCGTCCATTGGGACTTTGCCGTGATGACAGTAGCTTCCACCTTAGTGCAAATTTGTTACCTAATTTACATCACAGCTAGCAGGTTTGGTCGGGGTGGCGGCGATAACAAAATTAAAGATGCCCTGCAAACGGCTGCCCTAGTCGCCTACGTATTTTATATCATCGGCACTTACCTACTGCTGTATCTCTCCCGGACACGAGAATACTTTGCTGACCACTTCGCCGCCGAAACCACAGGGAATCCCAATGGATTATCCCGCGCCTTAGTGAAGATTGCCTACGGTATTTTAGAAGAAGGTTCCCGCGCCCAAGAACCCAGCCGCTTGATTGAAGGCACCCGCGCCCTAGGTATCTATGACCATAAAGCCGCCGCTTCCACTGGTACAGCTTACCGCATCGCCTCCGACACGCAAAAAATCGGTCGCGTCTTTTTGTGGGATATATTCAACCCTTGGGCTTGGTGGATGGAGTTAAATTCCACTCATCCCCTCACAGGTAAACGAGTCCGCGCCCTCAGCACCTACGCCGAACAACTGGGTTTACCAACTGAATTTGATATGGGGCGAGTCATCGGCGAAGGTAAAACTTTGAATAAAGGTAAGCTTTATGGCAACTTCTTCTTAGATGTGGTGCTTTACGGTGCAGAGACTATCGGTTTTCTAGTTGGCGGAGTAATTGGCTTAGTTCTCTTATCCAGTTCTCAAAATCTCGGTTTGCTATTTGGTGCGCCATTCATTGGCTTAGGAATCGGCATTCTCATCAAAGCATTGGTGATGTTCCCCGACTACAAACAAGCACCAGAAACTGACATTCTGACCTTGATGTCAGACCCCTACGCCAGCCCGTTACGCGGACAACCTGCAAAACTTGCAGGACAATTAATCGGTCGTGGCGACGCAGGGAATAAATTTGGTGCAGATTTGAAAATTCAAGACCGAAGCGGGATGCTTTATCTCCACTACGCTTCCCGCTTCGGCCCCATCGGTAATTTCTTGTTTGGGATCAAGCGAGTGCAAAGCTTGATTGGTGAACAGGTTGGGGCTGTAGGTTGGTTCCGCCGTGGAGTTGCACCTTGGATGGATTTGATCCAAATCACCAGTGAGGGTGGCACTGTTGTGAATAGTTATCACCGCTTCTGGTCATTTATCCTTGGTGGAGGCGCAATTATTTTGGGAATTGTCTTGACGATTTTTATACACAGCAGTTAG
- a CDS encoding DUF456 domain-containing protein, which yields MQIIYWLLIALMLVGIIGAVVPAIPGTTLILIAIIIWGVVSSSFAAIKIPLIVTVIVLLLSIGVDFLAGYIGAKQAGASKWGQIGAFVGLIVGFLGLLPALPFGGPLLGILLGPLLGAIVGEYLYQRQLGLAVKAGIGIVVGTLVGNLIQGVLAISAVAIFLFTTWSQVYGA from the coding sequence ATGCAAATTATTTATTGGTTGCTGATTGCTCTCATGCTTGTGGGTATTATTGGCGCTGTGGTTCCCGCTATTCCTGGAACGACTTTAATTTTAATCGCAATTATTATTTGGGGAGTTGTTAGTAGTTCCTTTGCCGCTATTAAAATACCACTGATTGTCACAGTTATTGTTTTGCTCCTCAGCATCGGAGTGGATTTCTTGGCTGGTTATATCGGAGCCAAACAAGCCGGTGCTAGCAAGTGGGGACAAATTGGTGCTTTTGTTGGGTTAATAGTAGGATTTTTAGGATTATTACCAGCTTTGCCTTTTGGTGGTCCGCTGTTAGGCATATTATTAGGGCCACTTTTGGGAGCAATTGTCGGTGAGTACCTTTATCAACGTCAATTGGGATTAGCGGTGAAAGCTGGTATTGGGATTGTAGTGGGAACGTTAGTGGGGAATTTGATTCAGGGTGTATTAGCAATTTCCGCAGTAGCAATTTTTCTCTTTACAACCTGGTCACAAGTATATGGTGCTTAA
- a CDS encoding UPF0175 family protein — protein MSRLVLEIPNDVAESLQLPQSERLSRIQRELAVRLYQKGLLSFGRARELAQMTKWEFHSLLGDEAIERSYDLEELDNDLNTLEHLA, from the coding sequence ATGAGTAGGTTAGTGCTTGAAATTCCAAATGATGTGGCGGAGTCTCTTCAGCTTCCACAATCAGAACGCCTTTCTCGCATACAACGTGAATTGGCTGTTCGTCTATACCAGAAGGGGTTGCTCTCCTTTGGAAGAGCAAGAGAACTGGCGCAAATGACAAAATGGGAATTCCACTCATTACTGGGAGATGAAGCCATTGAACGTAGTTATGATTTAGAAGAATTAGACAACGATTTGAATACGTTGGAGCATTTAGCTTGA
- a CDS encoding transporter substrate-binding domain-containing protein produces the protein MINAIASKFRQFRYFPKLHIWLVLVGGLLALLLIVHPVQSQKPQPQPSLLVATRAIPPFVFTEKGELSGFSIDLWRSIARQIGVESKFIEYPTVADLLSAVKNSKANVGIAAISITAERQQQFDFSLPMFAAGLQILVRNPEKNSSGFPNILQLFFSAALLQVIGLALLLIVVAAHIIWLSERHHQAGMISKSYFPGIFKAGWWAAATLATQADEMPRGVIGRLVAIIWMFIGVIFVAYFTATATTSLTVQQLQGDIKSVDDLPGKLVATTAGSTAATYLKEHKISVLEVAKIDQAYDALQTKKADAVVFDAPVLLFYAANEGKGKVEVVGSIFREENYGIVLPNNSPYRKQINSTLLNLKENGTYQEIYDKWFGAKKS, from the coding sequence ATGATAAATGCGATCGCTAGTAAGTTTCGCCAATTCAGGTATTTCCCAAAACTACACATCTGGCTTGTTTTAGTGGGCGGACTACTAGCACTTTTGTTGATAGTCCACCCAGTCCAGTCACAAAAACCTCAACCCCAACCATCGTTGCTAGTAGCAACCAGGGCCATACCACCCTTTGTATTTACAGAAAAAGGTGAACTATCGGGATTCAGTATTGATCTTTGGCGCAGCATCGCCCGTCAAATAGGTGTGGAATCTAAATTTATTGAATATCCCACAGTTGCAGACTTGCTCTCTGCTGTTAAAAATAGCAAAGCCAACGTCGGGATTGCTGCCATATCAATTACCGCCGAACGACAGCAGCAATTTGATTTTTCCTTACCCATGTTTGCGGCGGGGCTGCAGATTTTGGTACGAAACCCAGAGAAAAACAGCAGTGGTTTTCCCAATATTTTGCAATTATTTTTTTCAGCCGCACTTTTGCAAGTCATTGGCCTAGCTTTGCTACTAATTGTAGTGGCAGCTCACATCATTTGGTTATCTGAGCGCCATCACCAAGCAGGGATGATTTCTAAGTCATACTTCCCCGGCATTTTCAAAGCTGGTTGGTGGGCTGCTGCAACCTTAGCCACCCAAGCCGACGAAATGCCCAGAGGTGTAATTGGACGTTTGGTAGCTATTATTTGGATGTTCATTGGAGTTATCTTTGTCGCCTACTTTACAGCCACCGCCACCACCTCGCTAACTGTGCAACAGCTTCAGGGAGATATCAAAAGCGTGGATGATTTACCAGGTAAGCTAGTAGCTACAACCGCTGGTAGCACAGCTGCGACATATCTGAAAGAACACAAAATCTCAGTTTTAGAAGTCGCCAAAATTGATCAAGCTTATGATGCTTTGCAGACAAAAAAGGCCGACGCTGTAGTCTTTGACGCTCCCGTGCTTCTCTTCTATGCTGCTAATGAAGGTAAGGGAAAAGTAGAGGTTGTGGGTAGTATCTTCCGTGAAGAAAACTACGGCATTGTTTTACCCAATAACAGTCCATACCGCAAACAAATTAATAGCACCTTGCTAAATCTCAAAGAAAACGGCACTTATCAAGAAATATATGATAAGTGGTTCGGGGCTAAAAAATCTTAA
- the menA gene encoding 2-carboxy-1,4-naphthoquinone phytyltransferase — MTTKQILYPKTKLWMAAIKPPMYSVAIMPIWVGTAVAFAETKIFNGVIFSTFVAAAILILAWENLSNDVFDSATGIDQNKHHSLVNLTGNKQLIFWMGNLCLGVGLLLIIAIALWQQDFTVIGIILLCCALGYTYQGPPFRLGYQGLGEIICFFAFGPLAVSAAYYSQTQTWSTTSLLASVIVGIVTSLILFCSHFHQVKDDIAAGKRSPIVRLGTAKAAQVLTWFTGSIYPLSLIFVLLGIFPVWTLLSWVSLPFAFKLCCHVQANHHLPDKVNNCKFIAVAVHFWSCLLLGAGFMV, encoded by the coding sequence ATGACTACCAAGCAGATTTTATATCCCAAGACTAAGTTATGGATGGCAGCGATTAAACCGCCAATGTACAGCGTTGCTATTATGCCCATTTGGGTAGGAACAGCAGTAGCATTTGCAGAAACAAAAATTTTTAATGGCGTAATTTTTTCTACTTTTGTAGCTGCAGCAATTTTAATTTTGGCGTGGGAAAATCTCAGTAATGATGTTTTTGATTCAGCAACCGGGATTGATCAAAATAAACACCATTCTCTGGTGAACTTGACTGGCAATAAGCAGTTAATATTTTGGATGGGAAATTTGTGTTTGGGTGTGGGATTGCTCTTAATAATTGCGATCGCACTTTGGCAGCAAGACTTCACTGTAATCGGCATCATTCTGCTTTGCTGTGCTTTGGGATACACTTACCAGGGGCCTCCCTTTCGTTTAGGATACCAGGGTTTAGGGGAGATTATTTGCTTTTTTGCTTTTGGGCCATTGGCAGTATCAGCAGCATATTACAGCCAGACTCAAACTTGGTCTACGACAAGTCTCTTAGCTTCGGTGATTGTCGGCATTGTCACCAGTTTGATTTTGTTTTGCTCACACTTTCACCAAGTTAAGGATGACATAGCCGCAGGCAAGCGATCGCCTATTGTCCGTCTAGGAACAGCAAAAGCCGCCCAAGTTCTCACCTGGTTCACTGGTAGTATTTATCCTCTTAGCCTGATATTTGTACTGTTGGGAATCTTCCCTGTGTGGACGTTGCTAAGTTGGGTGAGTTTACCTTTTGCCTTTAAATTATGCTGTCACGTCCAAGCAAATCATCATCTACCAGACAAAGTTAATAATTGTAAATTCATCGCCGTCGCTGTGCATTTTTGGAGTTGCTTGTTATT
- a CDS encoding cofactor assembly of complex C subunit B: MTKPDPNVVLRRLPLFVGGLGAVLLLINRFLTPELTNSQARGDVLGVILCAVLILTGLIWQQVQPRSPDTVQLIGEEGFVLAADLPEAVKTELAWASHLLLTNTVTRSLIVFYQGQVLLRRGILGTKSEVTPGPILKRVLEKQQAIYLVALYVYPGKIEFDYLPDNTQGVICQPIGDKGVLILGANAPRSYTKQDEIWIAGIADKLAVSLQKLEFKS; this comes from the coding sequence ATGACAAAACCCGATCCCAATGTAGTTTTACGGCGGCTACCTCTTTTTGTTGGTGGGTTAGGCGCTGTACTTTTGTTAATTAACCGATTTTTGACACCAGAACTCACAAATTCCCAAGCGCGTGGGGATGTGCTGGGTGTGATTTTGTGTGCGGTGTTGATTTTGACGGGTTTAATTTGGCAGCAAGTACAGCCGCGATCGCCCGATACTGTACAACTAATAGGAGAAGAAGGTTTTGTCTTAGCAGCAGATTTACCAGAAGCCGTGAAAACAGAACTAGCCTGGGCATCGCATTTATTATTGACTAATACAGTCACGCGATCGCTTATAGTTTTCTATCAAGGCCAAGTTTTGTTGCGTCGCGGTATTCTGGGGACTAAATCTGAAGTTACACCAGGGCCAATCTTAAAGCGGGTGCTAGAAAAACAACAGGCAATTTATTTAGTTGCTTTATACGTTTATCCCGGCAAAATTGAATTTGATTATTTGCCAGATAATACTCAAGGTGTAATTTGTCAACCTATCGGTGACAAAGGAGTCTTGATTTTGGGAGCAAACGCACCTCGCAGTTACACCAAACAAGATGAAATTTGGATTGCTGGCATAGCTGATAAATTAGCAGTTAGTCTTCAAAAGTTAGAATTTAAGAGTTAG
- the mazG gene encoding nucleoside triphosphate pyrophosphohydrolase produces the protein MTNSKIDTLAALQELIEVVAKLRSPDGGCPWDLAQTPETLTPYVIEEAYEVVDAIKSGDQEAIAEELGDLLLQVVLQAQIASESGQFSLKEIAEGISQKLIRRHPHVFGDVSVASVDEVRQNWEQIKAAEKGEASPENQKLSTKLSRYGRTLPPLTAAMKISQKAAAVGFEWENIAGVWEKFHEEMEEFQQALAEETPARQQAELGDLLFATIQLARWHNLDPSAGLQGTNERFVQRLQKMEAFADRPLSDYSLEELEKLWQQAKAQLAQE, from the coding sequence ATGACAAATAGCAAGATTGATACTTTGGCGGCGTTGCAAGAGTTGATTGAGGTAGTGGCGAAATTGCGATCGCCTGATGGTGGCTGTCCGTGGGATTTAGCACAAACGCCGGAAACTTTGACACCCTATGTGATTGAAGAAGCTTACGAGGTGGTGGATGCGATCAAGAGTGGAGATCAAGAAGCGATCGCAGAAGAATTAGGTGATTTACTATTACAAGTAGTATTACAAGCTCAAATAGCCAGCGAATCTGGGCAGTTTTCCCTCAAAGAAATCGCTGAAGGTATTTCCCAAAAGCTGATTCGTCGTCATCCTCATGTGTTTGGTGATGTGTCAGTGGCGAGTGTAGATGAAGTTCGGCAAAACTGGGAACAAATTAAAGCCGCAGAAAAGGGAGAAGCATCTCCAGAAAATCAAAAACTCAGTACAAAACTCAGTCGTTATGGGCGCACCCTTCCCCCACTAACCGCAGCCATGAAGATTTCCCAAAAAGCTGCGGCTGTGGGGTTTGAATGGGAAAATATCGCTGGGGTGTGGGAAAAGTTTCACGAAGAGATGGAGGAGTTCCAACAAGCCTTGGCTGAAGAAACACCTGCACGACAACAAGCAGAATTAGGTGATTTACTCTTTGCGACGATTCAACTAGCCCGTTGGCATAATCTTGATCCTAGCGCCGGATTACAAGGCACAAATGAGCGATTTGTCCAACGGTTGCAAAAAATGGAAGCCTTTGCTGACCGTCCTCTTTCAGATTACAGTTTAGAGGAGTTAGAAAAGTTGTGGCAACAGGCAAAAGCCCAACTTGCTCAAGAGTGA
- a CDS encoding metal-binding protein, translating to MPSGRTHDRITLYALPFVAGVTLWQTHSSNATLLVAGGFLFGGLMFGPDLDIYSVQFQRWGFLRWIWLPYQKSLRHRSFLSHGPIIGTTLRVVYLGTLLTVVAIVVLLIAEKLGNFTLNWQDLSLTVGRSLSVYPTEYIALFLGLELGAMSHSLSDWGGSAYKRFQKQGVSGLLPSGKIKKRKVTSRGSRKATVSRKSNGKTTNDK from the coding sequence ATGCCCTCTGGTCGGACGCACGATCGCATTACTTTGTATGCTCTGCCGTTCGTGGCGGGCGTGACTTTGTGGCAGACTCACAGTAGTAATGCGACTTTGTTGGTTGCAGGTGGGTTTTTGTTTGGGGGGCTGATGTTCGGCCCGGATTTGGATATTTATTCTGTACAATTTCAACGCTGGGGGTTCTTGCGTTGGATCTGGCTACCTTATCAAAAAAGTCTGCGCCATCGTTCTTTTTTGTCCCACGGGCCGATTATTGGTACAACGTTGCGGGTAGTTTATCTGGGCACTTTGCTAACAGTCGTGGCAATTGTCGTTTTGCTCATTGCCGAAAAGCTGGGAAATTTTACTTTGAATTGGCAGGATTTAAGTTTAACTGTGGGGCGATCGCTCTCGGTTTATCCTACTGAATATATTGCCCTATTTTTGGGTTTAGAACTCGGCGCGATGAGCCATTCTCTTAGCGATTGGGGTGGTTCTGCATATAAGCGTTTCCAAAAGCAGGGGGTTAGTGGGTTGCTTCCTAGTGGCAAAATTAAGAAGCGTAAAGTTACCAGTCGTGGTAGTCGTAAAGCTACAGTTAGCAGAAAGAGCAACGGAAAAACGACAAATGACAAATAG
- a CDS encoding DUF3368 domain-containing protein: MRATSNSSVLIALSSIGQLSILTQRFSDGILIPQAVWHEVVETGAGRAGTTEIATGLNIWLTVQEVANKTLILSLQQDLDDGEAEAIALFCEQPSEALLLDEKKARQVARRIALPVLGTVGLLIWAKQQRVILNLQEQLDALQTGGKFRLSRQVYDEALRRVGELK; encoded by the coding sequence TTGAGAGCCACGAGCAATTCTTCGGTCTTGATTGCCCTAAGCAGCATTGGGCAGTTGTCTATATTAACGCAACGGTTCTCGGATGGGATTTTGATACCACAGGCAGTCTGGCATGAAGTTGTCGAAACTGGAGCAGGACGAGCAGGGACTACAGAAATTGCGACTGGTTTGAATATTTGGCTGACAGTTCAAGAGGTAGCGAACAAGACTCTTATACTATCGCTACAGCAAGATTTGGACGATGGTGAGGCTGAAGCGATCGCACTATTTTGTGAGCAACCTTCAGAGGCTCTGCTGCTGGACGAAAAGAAAGCGCGGCAAGTTGCACGACGCATAGCTTTACCTGTACTCGGTACGGTAGGTCTTTTGATTTGGGCAAAACAGCAAAGGGTTATTCTTAACTTGCAAGAACAACTTGATGCTCTACAAACGGGTGGTAAATTTCGCCTTAGTAGGCAGGTTTATGATGAAGCTCTGCGAAGAGTCGGAGAGTTGAAGTAG
- a CDS encoding isochorismate synthase MenF, which produces MTVSPCRTSFFVEHKDLYQSLLNVQENCLKNNCRQIVSISLDIDLVDPLVVLDKLSQANEINFYFENKGKGEAIAALDAVAKLHVDGVERFTKAEHFIKNCLQNIISFGNTNLPFSGPHFFCYFSFFHQNSQIDYPFPSANIFLPRWQIAVKNQRCILVTNTIINASANIPQILQTLWSKIAIIQSLEYYSSNIDSSPIKLSKKSVTNAAQFKLSVSSILEKIQSQHLNKVVLADALDVQSSNNFNLFKSLNNLRQIHPNCYIFSTSNGKGQNFIGASPERLISIHQKQLITDALAGSAPRGKTPAEDAANANSLLNSEKERHEHLLVIDFITQRLSQLGLLPQILPPRLRQLSNIQHLWTPISATVPANIHPLKIVAQLHPTPAVAGAARDIACREIRRYENFERGLYAAPLGWVDAEGNCEFIVGIRSALIDGDRARLYAGAGIVAGSDPEKEFAEVQLKLQALLKALV; this is translated from the coding sequence ATGACAGTTTCACCATGTCGCACTAGCTTCTTTGTAGAACACAAAGATTTATATCAATCTCTTTTAAACGTTCAAGAAAACTGCCTCAAAAATAATTGCAGGCAAATTGTGAGCATTTCCCTAGACATTGACTTAGTTGACCCTTTAGTTGTTTTAGATAAACTAAGTCAAGCAAATGAAATAAATTTTTACTTTGAGAATAAAGGTAAAGGAGAAGCGATCGCAGCTCTTGATGCTGTAGCTAAATTACATGTTGATGGTGTAGAGCGTTTTACTAAAGCCGAGCATTTTATCAAAAATTGTCTACAAAATATAATTAGTTTTGGGAATACAAATTTACCTTTTTCTGGCCCCCACTTTTTTTGTTACTTCAGTTTTTTTCATCAAAATTCTCAAATAGATTACCCCTTTCCCTCAGCTAATATTTTTCTTCCACGTTGGCAAATAGCCGTAAAAAATCAGCGCTGTATACTAGTCACCAATACGATTATCAATGCTAGCGCCAATATTCCCCAAATCTTACAAACTTTGTGGAGCAAAATCGCAATCATTCAGTCTTTAGAATATTATTCTTCAAATATTGATTCTTCACCGATAAAATTAAGTAAAAAATCTGTTACTAACGCGGCTCAATTTAAACTTTCAGTCTCATCTATCCTAGAAAAAATCCAGTCTCAGCATCTCAATAAAGTTGTCTTGGCAGATGCTTTAGATGTGCAATCAAGTAATAATTTTAACTTATTTAAGTCTTTAAATAATCTGCGACAAATACATCCTAATTGTTATATATTTTCTACAAGCAACGGCAAAGGACAAAACTTTATTGGCGCTAGTCCAGAACGCTTAATTAGTATTCATCAAAAACAGTTAATTACTGATGCTTTAGCAGGTTCTGCACCACGGGGAAAAACACCTGCTGAAGATGCTGCAAATGCCAATAGTTTACTCAATAGTGAAAAAGAAAGGCATGAACATTTACTAGTAATTGACTTTATTACTCAACGGCTATCTCAACTAGGTTTGTTACCCCAGATATTACCCCCACGTCTGAGACAACTATCCAATATTCAGCACTTATGGACACCAATCAGTGCTACAGTCCCTGCCAACATCCACCCCTTAAAAATTGTTGCCCAACTGCATCCTACACCTGCTGTCGCTGGTGCAGCTAGAGATATTGCTTGTAGAGAAATTCGCCGATATGAAAATTTTGAGAGGGGTTTATATGCTGCACCGTTGGGTTGGGTAGACGCTGAGGGGAACTGCGAGTTTATCGTCGGTATTCGTTCAGCGCTAATTGATGGCGATCGCGCTAGACTTTATGCAGGTGCTGGTATTGTAGCAGGCTCCGATCCCGAAAAAGAGTTTGCAGAGGTGCAACTCAAACTTCAGGCATTGTTGAAAGCATTGGTTTAA